From the Lactuca sativa cultivar Salinas chromosome 9, Lsat_Salinas_v11, whole genome shotgun sequence genome, the window ATGAATCACACGAACATCATCTTCCTCGAGAGACTTCACGAAGATTGTGACTGAACCCTAAGCAACCTAGCAACCCAGATTTGTACGGCAAGAATGTCTTGTTCTTCATCTCCTCCGCCATTGCCCTGTTGGCCGTGTAATGTATTTCATGGGCTGAAACCTTCCTCTTCATGCTCCTCCTTCTCGATGACCCACCTACAGAACCACCGCCATCGCTGCTTCTAAAGCTTGAGTTCCTTGTATCCTGTTCTCCCTTCGTTATCATCGCGTATTTCTTTAATGGGTCGTCGCTTGTTGCTGCACTTCCCTCCGATGTGCTCCGGAAAAGTAATAGGTTCTTGAGGTTCCATTTATTGTACCACATGAAACCAAACGGAGATGATTGATTTGTACTTGAGACCTTCTGATGATCTAATAATATGTCGGAAACCCTCATCGGAGATAAGGACTGTGATGTTTTGTTTCTGGTGGTGGTAATCGTTCTTTCTCTTCCTCGTGGGCTTTGATTCAATGCATTTGAGAAAGGTTCAGAATATTTCTTTTTGTAATTCACAGGATATAACTTCGGTGATCTGGGAAGAGTAAGATCTT encodes:
- the LOC111903155 gene encoding uncharacterized protein LOC111903155; the protein is MDPQLLIPSSAPIDFNFDSTSTSPYATAPSSPKILLSSFFYSAPTSPVGVSPMDPEAADDFQSTEPFESCDENHEQKNSDYYEEGYDTDFAFDFSGQLERPLISAADELFYGGKIKPLDPQPLLQSSKDLTLPRSPKLYPVNYKKKYSEPFSNALNQSPRGRERTITTTRNKTSQSLSPMRVSDILLDHQKVSSTNQSSPFGFMWYNKWNLKNLLLFRSTSEGSAATSDDPLKKYAMITKGEQDTRNSSFRSSDGGGSVGGSSRRRSMKRKVSAHEIHYTANRAMAEEMKNKTFLPYKSGLLGCLGFSHNLREVSRGR